A single Natrinema pellirubrum DSM 15624 DNA region contains:
- a CDS encoding aldo/keto reductase — MEYTTLGSTGMQVSRICLGCMSFGSSDWREWVLEDDASKEIIDRALDLGINFLDTANMYSRGESERILGEALEGRRDEAVVATKGFFRMREDDPNSGGLSRKAIEQELAASRDRLGMETIDLYQPHRWDYDTPVETTLRALDDAVRRGHVRYIGASSMWAHQFAESLGTSDRLGLERFQTMQNHYNLVYREEERETLPLCDKEDVGVIPWSPMARGYLTRPHEEIDATARGETEEYLYEHPYREGGGREINERVAEVAADKGATMAQIALAWLLHKDWVDAPIVGTTSVEHLEQAVEALEIDLSESDMAYLEEPYEPVPVSGHQ; from the coding sequence ATGGAATACACCACCCTCGGGTCGACCGGCATGCAGGTCAGCCGCATCTGTCTGGGCTGTATGAGCTTCGGCTCGAGCGACTGGCGCGAGTGGGTCTTAGAGGACGACGCGAGCAAAGAGATCATCGACCGGGCGCTCGATCTGGGGATCAACTTCCTCGACACCGCGAACATGTACTCCCGGGGCGAGTCCGAGCGGATCCTCGGCGAGGCCCTCGAGGGCCGCCGCGACGAGGCGGTCGTCGCCACGAAGGGGTTCTTCCGGATGCGCGAGGACGACCCGAACTCGGGCGGGCTCTCGCGGAAGGCCATCGAACAGGAACTGGCAGCCAGCCGCGACCGGCTCGGGATGGAGACGATCGACCTCTATCAGCCCCACCGCTGGGATTACGACACGCCCGTCGAGACGACCCTGCGGGCGCTCGACGATGCCGTCCGTCGGGGCCACGTCCGCTACATCGGTGCCTCCTCGATGTGGGCCCACCAGTTCGCCGAGTCGCTGGGGACGAGCGACCGGCTCGGCCTCGAGCGGTTTCAGACGATGCAGAACCACTACAACCTCGTCTACCGCGAGGAAGAGCGGGAGACCCTACCGCTGTGTGACAAGGAAGACGTCGGTGTCATCCCGTGGTCGCCGATGGCTCGGGGCTATCTCACCCGCCCCCACGAGGAGATCGATGCAACGGCCCGCGGCGAGACCGAGGAGTACCTGTACGAACACCCCTACCGCGAAGGCGGCGGTCGAGAGATCAACGAGCGGGTCGCCGAGGTCGCCGCCGACAAGGGCGCGACGATGGCCCAGATCGCCCTCGCGTGGCTGCTCCACAAGGACTGGGTTGACGCACCGATCGTCGGTACCACCAGCGTCGAACATCTGGAGCAGGCGGTCGAAGCCCTCGAGATCGACCTCTCGGAGTCCGACATGGCCTACCTCGAGGAGCCCTACGAGCCGGTGCCGGTGTCCGGCCACCAGTAA
- a CDS encoding YgaP family membrane protein, producing the protein MQRNVGGLDRIVRAVLGSWVLAVAVAALVAGRRATAAVLAVGAAGLLFNATARFCGGNYLLGIDTTDDGSCSRE; encoded by the coding sequence ATGCAGCGAAACGTCGGCGGATTGGATCGAATCGTCAGGGCCGTCCTGGGTAGCTGGGTGCTTGCGGTTGCCGTCGCCGCGCTGGTCGCCGGCCGCCGCGCGACCGCGGCAGTACTGGCCGTCGGGGCGGCGGGCCTGCTGTTCAACGCGACGGCCCGCTTCTGTGGCGGCAACTACCTGTTAGGTATCGATACGACCGACGACGGCTCCTGTTCGCGGGAGTGA